CGATGGCGGGACGGGCCGATGAAGCTCTTCGGCGAGCGTCATCGGCGTCGGCCACGCCTCGAGATCCTGCCCATGATCGATGTCATGCTGCTGCTGCTCGTCTACTACATCCTCTCGACCATCACCCTCGGCCACGAGCACGGCATCCCGGTGAAGCTTCCCCAGGCACAGACGGGGGAAGCGGCCACGTCGCATCAAGAGCTGATGATCACCATCACCCATGACGGAGAGTTCTTCCTCGGAAAGGAGAAGATCCGTCAGGAGGATCTGGTGCCCTCGGTGAAGGCGATCATCGCGCGCACGGCGGGAGGGGCACAGGCGCTGCAGGAGACGGGCGTGGTCATCAACGCCGATCTGAGTGTGCAGCATCGCCTGGTGGTCTCGACCATGGACGCGCTGCGCGCCCTCGGCGTCACCCAGTTCGCCATCGCCACCGACCCGGGAGACGCACGACCGTGAGGGTGTTCTGGGCGGCGGTGGCACTCTCCATC
This genomic stretch from Pseudomonadota bacterium harbors:
- a CDS encoding biopolymer transporter ExbD; this translates as MKLFGERHRRRPRLEILPMIDVMLLLLVYYILSTITLGHEHGIPVKLPQAQTGEAATSHQELMITITHDGEFFLGKEKIRQEDLVPSVKAIIARTAGGAQALQETGVVINADLSVQHRLVVSTMDALRALGVTQFAIATDPGDARP